A stretch of the Salminus brasiliensis chromosome 19, fSalBra1.hap2, whole genome shotgun sequence genome encodes the following:
- the xkrx gene encoding XK-related protein 2 — translation MTIRSTLWGRGGEMEEAAVVVDSGITELPQSAVGSGENGGVVLVINHSKATPPLSVLWATVLYCAEFICAALLCSIYHNNDDKIWMGLTITFVLVPSVLTQLTLTFIHRDLGRDRPLVLFMHLLLLGPLIRCVEALIIYCRAGGKEEPYVTITRKRKLKNGKAIGSPMEWEIGHSERKLAVHRNAFKRTAVIQAFLGSTPQLTLQLYASIQEKYFLPVRVALMVISLISITYGALVCSVLAIQIRYDDYKVRLKPGAYLCMVLWRGLEITTRVASLVLFSTALTFWVIPVGLANLLIFFFQPWVEFWARKASLPENVEKNFSKLGTTVVLCMVTLLYACINIFCWSAVQLNLADHDLIEKQPRWSRLAIYYTLRFVENIVLIMLWYYFQSDFYSYVCVPLLVVQLIVCYSLAVLFMLLFHQFCHPARKLFKHNVEDCLRCVCCYRKGQSQPQKDGVLVTENSPPPDLTAQLGERETDILEDTMEAA, via the exons ATGACCATCAGGTCGACGCTGTGGGGCCGTGGGGGTGAGATGGAGGAggcggcggtggtggtggaCAGCGGCATCACGGAGCTGCCGCAGAGCGCCGTGGGGTCCGGCGAGAACGGCGGCGTGGTGCTGGTCATCAACCACAGCAAGGCCACGCCGCCCCTCAGCGTGCTGTGGGCCACCGTCCTCTACTGCGCCGAGTTCATCTGCGCTGCCCTGCTCTGCAGCATTTACCACAACAACGACGACAAAATATGGATGGGCTTGACCATCACCTTCGTGCTGGTGCCGTCCGTGCTCACCCAGCTGACCCTTACCTTCATCCACCGGGACCTGGGCAGAGACCGGCCGCTAGTGTTGTTCATGCATCTGCTTCTGTTGGGGCCGCTAATCAG GTGTGTAGAAGCTTTGATCATTTACTGTAGGGCTGGAGGAAAGGAGGAGCCGTATGTTACAATCACAAGGAAACGAAAGCTGAAGAATGGCAAAGCTATCGGCTCCCCTATGGAATGGGAGATTGGACACTCTGAACGCAAGCTGGCTGTACACCGCAATGCCTTTAAACGGACAGCTGTAATCCAAGCTTTTCTTGGCTCCACCCCTCAGTTAACACTACAGCTGTATGCTTCCATTCAGGAGAAGTACTTCCTTCCTGTCCGAG TGGCTTTAATGGTCATTTCCCTGATCTCGATCACTTATGGAGCACTGGTCTGCAGTGTGCTGGCTATTCAGATCCGGTATGATGACTACAAAGTGAGGTTGAAACCTGGAGCCTACCTCTGCATGGTACTGTGGCGTGGTTTGGAGATTACCACCCGTGTTGCCTCCCTGGTGCTCTTTAGCACTGCCCTCACCTTCTGGGTGATACCAGTGGGCCTCGCCAACCTGCTCATATTCTTCTTCCAGCCCTGGGTGGAGTTCTGGGCTAGGAAGGCCTCGTTGCCCGAGAACGTGGAGAAGAACTTCAGCAAACTTGGCACCACTGTGGTGCTATGCATGGTCACCCTCCTCTATGcgtgcatcaacatcttctgcTGGTCAGCTGTGCAGCTCAACCTGGCCGATCACGACCTCATTGAGAAGCAGCCTCGCTGGAGCCGCCTGGCCATCTACTATACGCTTCGctttgttgaaaacattgtgcTTATCATGTTGTGGTATTACTTTCAGTCAGACTTTTATTCCTATGTCTGTGTGCCGCTGCTGGTGGTGCAGCTGATTGTCTGCTACAGCCTGGCAGTGCTCTTCATGCTGCTCTTTCATCAGTTCTGCCACCCGGCCCGCAAGCTCTTCAAACACAACGTTGAGGACTGCCTGCGCTGCGTGTGCTGCTACAGGAAAGGCCAGTCGCAGCCTCAGAAAGATGGCGTACTAGTTACAGAGAACTCGCCACCCCCAGACCTCACGGCCCAGCTAGGGGAACGAGAAACAGATATTCTAGAGGACACAATGGAGGCAGCTTGA